GGTGTAGTTGCACACGTACACGTCCAGCGTCACATAGCCGGACTCAGGCCAGGTGTGGATGGCCAGGTGCGATTCGGCCAGCACCACTGCGCCGGTGACGCCGCCGTCCTCGCCAAAACTGTGGAACAGCGAGCCGACGGTGGTCAGGCCGGCCTCGGCCACGCGCTCCTTGCAGAAATTTTCCAGATACTCGGCGTCCAGCATCAGGCGGCTGTCGCACAGGCAGCCGTAGAGGTCGCCGATCAAATGCAGCCCCGTGGCCTGGCGCTGCGGGGCAGGCGGGCGGATGGGGACGACGGACTGATAGTTCTTCATGGAGCAAACCCTTTCTTCGCTCAGGTTGAGCGTGGCAAACAACGGCTGGGCCAACAAGGGTCTGCCCCTCGCGGCGGTCGCCGACCGGCGCACTGCTCCAGCGTCCACGCACGAGGAAATGGGGGGGTGGGAAATGTCGATGAAGAGCCTGCTGGCCCTCTCGTCATTGCCGCGCCTTTGGTTTCCTGCAATGCGCCTGGGATGGACGCCTGACAGCGCTGACAGCAATCCGCTCGCAAGGCGAGCGTGACATTTTTGCAAACCCGCGATTATAGCAAAACGTCATATGCTTACGACAATTGTTACCGTGCCGTCGGCGCCCATCGGGGTTTGCCCCTATCATGGCCGGCTTGCCTGCGCGCCTGACAGGCCTTGCCATGCCCGCCGGGGTGGCCTGCGCGCCGGCGTCGCCCTCATCCCTTCCCATGTCCATCGCCGCGCCTGCCGATCCTGCCGCCTGCCGCCCCGTCGTGGAGCTGCGCAACGTCACCTTCGGGTATGGCGAGCGGGTGGTGCTGCGCGATCTGTCGCTCACGGTGCCGCGCGGCAAGGTCACGGCCATCATGGGCGCCTCGGGCGGCGGCAAGACCACGGTGCTGCGCCTGATCGGCGGCCAGCACCGCGCACAAGGCGGCCAGGTGCTGGTCGAGGGGCAGGATGTGGGCGCCATGAACGAAGCCCAGCTCTACGCCATGCGCCGGCGCATGGGCATGTTGTTCCAGATGGGCGCGCTGTTCACCGACATGAGCGTGTTCGACAACGTGGCCTTCCCGCTGCGCGAGCACACCGACCTGCCCGAAGCGCTGATCCGCGACGTGGTGCTGATGAAGCTCCACGCCGTGGGCCTGCGCGGCGCGCGCGACCTGACGCCGGGGCAGATCTCCGGCGGCATGGCGCGGCGCGTGGCGCTGGCGCGCTCGATTGCGCTGGATCCCGAGCTGGTCATGTTCGATGAACCCTTTGCCGGCCTTGATCCCATCTCGCTGGGCACGGCGGCGCAGCTGATCCGCCGCCTGAGCGCCAGCCTGGGCCTGACCAGCATCGTGGTCTCGCACGACCTGGACGAGACCTTCAAGCTGGCCGACCAGGTCATCATCCTCGGCCCGGGCAACGTGGCCGCGCAGGGCACGCCCGATGAAGTGCGTGCCAGCCAGGATCCGTTGGTGCATCAATTCGTGCGCGCCCTGCCCAGTGGGCCGGTGCCGTTTCACTACCCGGCCCCGGGCGTGGCCGAGGACTTCGGGGGCGCGCCATGAGCGGCTGGCAGCCGGCGCAGGGCGCACGCAAGCTGGGGCGCGCCGTGCGCCACAAGCTGGCCGACATCGGTGCCGGCGCGCGGCTGCTGGCGCGCCTGCTGCTGGCCAGCGGCCCGGCCCTGCGCCGCCCGGCGCTGGTGCGCGACCAGGTGCATTTCCTGGGCAACCATTCGCTGTCCATCATCGCTACCTCGGGCCTGTTCGTCGGCTTCGTGCTGGCGCTGCAAGGCTACAACGTGCTGCAGCTGTATGGCTCGGCCGATTCGCTGGGCCTGGTGGTCACGCTGGGCCTGGTACGCGAGCTGGGGCCGGTCATCACGGCGCTGCTGTTTGCCGGGCGCGCCGGCACCTCGCTCACCGCCGAGATCGGCCTGATGCGCGCCGGCGAGCAACTCGCTGCCATGGAGATGATGGCCGTTGATCCGCTGCGCCGCATCCTGGCGCCGCGCTTCATCGCCGGGCTGCTGGCCATGCCGCTGCTGGCGGCCGTCTTCAGCGCCGTGGGCGTGCTGGGCGGCTGGCTGGTCGGCGTGGTGCTGCTGGGCGTCGATGCCGGCGCCTTCTGGGGCCAGATGCAGGCCGGCGTCGATGTGCTGCAGGATGTGGGCAACGGCGTGGTCAAGAGCCTGGTGTTCGGCCTGGCCGTGACCTTCGTGGCGCTGCTGCAGGGCTGGGCGGCCCGGCCCACGCCCGAGGGTGTGTCGCGCGCCACCACGCGCACCGTGGTCGTGGCCTCGCTGGCGGTGCTGGCGCTGGACTTCATCCTCACGGCGCTGATGTTTCGCATCTGACCAGGCAGGCAGCAGCGCGCGGACAACGACAGGAAAATCCAAATGCAACACTCCAAGAACGATCTGTGGGTCGGCCTCTTCGTCGTGCTGGGCGCGGCGGCGCTGGTGTTTCTGGCGCTGCAGTCGGCCAACTTGCTGCAGCTGGACTGGCGCAGCGGCTACCAGCTCACGGCACGCTTCGACAACATCGGCGGCCTCAAGCCCAAGGCGGCCGTGCGCAGCGCCGGCGTAGTCGTCGGGCGCGTGCAGACCATCCAGTTTGACGACAAGACCTATCAGGCACAGGTGACGCTGGACATGGACAAACGCTACGTCTTCCCACGCGACAGCTCGCTGAAAATCCTGACCAGCGGCCTGCTGGGCGACCAGTACATCGGCATCGAGGCCGGCTACGAGGAAGCCCCGCTGGCCGATGGCGACACCATCACCGCTACCCAGTCGGCGGTGGTACTGGAAAACCTGATCGGCCAGTTCCTCTACGGCAAGGCCGAGGAAGGCGCCGCCTCCACCGCAAGCAAACCATGAACCACTCTGCAACCCTGGCCCCACCCGCTGCACGGCGCGGCCTGCGCCTGGCCACAGCCACCCTGGCGCTGGGCGCCCTGGCCGGCTGCGCCAGCGCCCCCGGCGTCCATCCGGCCCATCCGACCGACCCGCTGGAGCCCTACAACCGGGCCATGACCCGCTTCAACGACCGGCTCGACGACGCCGTGCTCAAGCCCGTGGCCACGCTGTACCGCGACGTGACGCCGCAGCCCGTGCGCACCGGCGTGGACAACTTCTTCGGCAACCTGGGCGATGCCTGGTCGTTCGTCAACAACGCGCTGCAACTGCGCGGGCGCGAAGCGCTGGAGAGCCTGGTGCGCTTCAACCTGAACACCGTGTTCGGCCTGGGCGGCGTGCTGGACATCGCCAGCGAGGCCGGCATCAGCCGCCACAAGCAGGACTTCGGCCTGACCCTGGGCCGCTGGGGCGTGCCCACCGGGCCTTATCTGGTGCTGCCGCTGCTGGGGCCATCGACGCTGCGCGACACCGCTGCGCTGCCGGTGGACTGGTGGGGCGATGCGCTGCGCCAGGTCGATCCAGTCTCGGCGCGCAACTCGCTGTATGCCTTCCGCATCGTCGAGCGCCGGGCCAATTTGCTGCGCGCCGAGGAGGTGCTCGACAGCATCGCCTTCGACCCCTACATCTTCACGCGCGACATCTACCTGGGCCTGCGCAGCGACCCCGACGCGCCGGCCCTGCGCTGGCGCAGCCGCCCGCTGGACGAGGATGCCGGCAAGCTGCCCGAAGACTATTGACACCACCGTGCGCCATGCGCGCATCCAGGAGCCCTGCCATGCTGCAACGCCGCCCCTTCATCACCGCCACGCTGGCCGCTGCCGCCTGGCTGAGCCTGCCGGCGCTGGCCCGCGCCGCCGCCGCCGAAGCCCCGGACGTCCTGATCCGGCGCCTGTCGGGCGAGGTGCTGGATGCCGTGCGTGCCGACTCGTCCATCAAGGCGGGCGACACCGCCCGCATCACCGAGCTGGTCAACCGCACCATCTTGCCGCACGTGAACTTCCGCCGCATGACGGCGGCCGCCGTCGGCCCGGCCTGGCGCGGCGCCACGCCCGAGCAGCAGTCCCGCTTGCAGGATGAGTTCAAGCAGCTGCTGGTGCGCACCTATGCCGGTGCGCTGGTGCAGGTCACCGACCAGAGCATCGTGGTGCGCCCGCTGCGTGCCGCCTCGGGCGACCGCGACGTGCTGGTGCGCACCGAGATCCAGGGCCGGGGCGACCCGGTGCAGCTGGACTACCGGCTGGAAAAGACCCCGGCAGGCGCCTGGCAGATCTACAACTTCAACGTGCTGGGCGTGTGGCTGGTCGATACCTACCGCAGCCAGTTCGCCCAGGAGGTGAACGCACGCGGCGTCGATGGCCTGATCGCCGCGCTGGCCGCGCGCAACCAGGGCGGCGGCAAGTGAGCGCAGGAGAGCGCAGGGGCGCGTCGTGCTGACGCTGCCCGCCGAGCTGACCTTCACCCAGGCGCGCGCCTGCGCGCAGCAGCTGGTGCAGGCGCTGCGCCAGTCCGGGCTGCCGGGGCAGGAGGGAGCGCCCCACGTTGTGCTGGACGCCAGCGCGCTGCAGGTGTTCGACTCATCGGCGCTGGCCGTGCTGCTGGAATGCCGCCGCGCCGCTCTGGCCCAGGGCCGGGCCTTGACCGTGCAGGCTATGCCCGAGGGCCTGCACAACCTGGCCGAGTTGTATGGGGTGCAGGAGTTGCTGACCCGGCGCTGACCTGGCCGGGCCTGTCGGAATTTTGCAAGAACGGCGCTTTCTCGGCGAAATGGCAGGTGCGCGTCGCGTTCGAGCAGGACGTGCCCATGCCCGGCAAACGCCCGGCGCCCGCCCACCCGGGCGCGCCTCCCAAGGTCAAAAATCCTGCCGGCTAGAATGCCCGGTTCACATGGCTGCAGTCTCTTTCCAATCCGTCTCCAAGATCTATCCCACGCCCAAGGGCCAGTTTCAGGCGCTCGACGACGTGAGCTTCCAGATCGAGGAGGGCGAATTCTTCGGCCTGCTCGGCCCCAATGGCGCGGGCAAGACCACGCTCATCAGCATCCTGGCCGGCCTGGCGCGCGCCTCCAGCGGCAGCGTCTCGGTGCTGGGCCATGACGTGCAGTCGCAGTTCGCTGCTGCGCGCCGCCAGCTTGGCGTGGTGCCGCAGGAGCTGGTGTTCGACCCCTTCTTCAACGTGCGCGAGACGCTGCGCCTGCAGTCCGGCTACTTCGGCGTGAAGAACAACGACGCCTGGATCGACGAGCTGCTGGACAACCTGGGCCTGGCCGACAAGGCCGGCGCCAACATGCGCCAGCTGTCGGGCGGCATGAAGCGGCGCGTGCTGGTGGCGCAGGCGCTGGTACACAAGCCGCCCATCATCGTGCTGGACGAGCCCACCGCCGGCGTCGATGTCGAGCTGCGCCAGACGCTGTGGCAGTTCGTCGCCCGCCTGAACCGCGAGGGCCACACGGTGCTGCTGACCACGCATTACCTGGAGGAGGCCGAGGCGCTGTGTACCCGCCTGGCCATGCTCAAGCGCGGGCGCGTGGTGGCGCTGGCACGCACCTCCGAGCTGCTGGGCGCGGCGTCCAGCAACGTGCTGCGCTTCAAGACCGACGACACGCTGCCGCTGCCGCTGGCCGGGCTGGCGCGCGTGACGGGCCGCGTGGCGCAATTGCCTGCCGCCGATGCCCAGGAGATCGAGCAGCACCTGTCGGCCCTGCGCGCCGCCGGCGTGCGCGTGGAGGACGTGGAAATCCGCAAGGCCGACCTGGAGGATGTGTTTCTGAACGTCATGGCGCAGGCCGCCGGCCAGGGCGGGGAGGGCAGGCCATGAGCGGCTGGCAGACGCTTTTTTACAAGGAAGTGCTGCGCTTTTGGAAGGTGAGCTTCCAGACCGTGGCCGCGCCGGTACTGACCTCGCTGCTGTATCTGCTGATCTTCGGCCATGTGCTGGAGGGGCGCGTGCTGGTCTATGACCGCCTGTCCTACACCGCCTTCCTGGTGCCGGGCCTGGTCATGATGGGCCTGTTGCAAAACGCCTTTGCCAACAGCTCGTCCAGCCTCATCCAGAGCAAGATCATGGGCAGCCTGGTGTTCATCTTGCTCACCCCGCTGTCGCACCGCGCCTGGTTTGCCGCCTACGTCGGCGCATCGGTGCTGCGCGGGCTGATGGTGGGTCTGGGCGTATTTCTCGCCACGCTGTTCTTTGCCGCGCCGCAGTTTGCCGCGCCGTGGTGGATCATCATCTTCGCCCTGCTGGGCGCGGCGCTGATGGGCACGCTGGGCGTGATCGCCGGCCTGTGGGCCGACAAGTTCGACCAGATGGCGGCCTTCCAGAACTTCATCATCATGCCCATGACGTTTTTGTCGGGCGTGTTCTATTCCATCCAGTCGCTGCCACCGTTCTGGCAGGCGGTGAGCCACCTGAACCCGTTTTTCTACATGATCGACGGCTTTCGCTACGGCTTCTTTGGCGTGAGCGACGTCTCGCCCTGGCTGAGTTTCGGCGTCGTCGGCCTGGCCTGGGCGCTGGTCAGCCTGCTGGCGCTGCAGCTGCTGCGCAGCGGCTACAAGATCCGCAACTGAGCCCCGCCTCGGCACCCGTTTCCCCGTTACTCCGTTACTCCGAAGGAGCCTGTCATGACCATGAATGCCGCCCAACTCAAGGACATCATTGCCGCCGGCCTGGAGTGCGAATACATCGAGCTGGACGGCGATGGCCGCCACTGGTTTGCCACCATCGTCTCGCCCGAGTTCGAGGGCAAGCGCCAAATCCAGCGCCACCAGCGCGTCTATGCCACCCTGGGCAGCCGCATGGCGACCGACGAGGTACACGCCCTGTCCATGAAGACGCTGACGCCGCAGGAGTGGCGCAGCGAGCAGACGCAGGCCTGATCCGGGGCTTGATCCAGGATTCCTGAAACTATTGTTTTGATAGCTGAAAGCGCTTGTCCAGCAAGGGCTACAGCCGTTTTTCGCCACAAATGACCCCGCACATCACCCTGGCCCTGTCCAAAGGCCGCATCTTCGAGGAAACGCTGCCGCTGCTGGCCGCTGCCGGCATCGAGGTGCTGGAAGACCCGGAAAAATCGCGCAAGCTGATCCTGCCCACCAACCGGCCCGAGGTGCGCGTGGTGCTGGTGCGCGCCACCGACGTGCCGACCTACGTGCAGTACGGCGGCGCCGACATCGGCGTGGCCGGCAAGGACTCGCTGATCGAGCACGGCGGCCAGGGGCTGTTTCGGCCACTGGATTTGCAGATCGCCAAATGCCGCGTCAGCGTCGCCGTGCGCGCCGACTTCGACTACGCGCAGGCCGTGCGCCAGGGCGCGCGCCTGAAGGTGGCGACCAAGTACACGGCCATCGCGCGCGACTTCTTCTCGGCCAAGGGCGTACACGTCGATCTGATCAAGCTCTACGGCAGCATGGAGCTGGCGCCGCTCACCGGCCTGGCCGACGCCATCGTCGATCTGGTCTCCACCGGCAACACCCTCAAGGCCAACCACCTGGTCGAGGTCGAGCAGATCATGGACATCAGCTCGCACCTGGTGGTCAACCAGGCGGCGCTGAAGCTCAAGCAGCAGCCCTTGAAGCGCATCATCGACGCCTTTGCCGCTGCCATCGCCGACACCGGCGCCGCCCGCTCGAATGGAGTTGCATGACTATGAAATTGCTAGCTGCTCCCGCACGCCTGTCAACGGTTTCAAGCACTTTTGATGCTGATCTTGCAGCGCGCCTGCACTGGTCTGCCGAGCAGGACGCGGCCATCGAGCAGCGCGTGGCGGACATCCTGGCCGACGTGCGTGCGCGCGGCGACGGGGCGCTGCTGGAGTACACCCAGCGCTTCGACGGCCTGCACGCGGGCAGCGTGGCCGAGCTGGCCCTGCAGCCCGATGAGCTGCGCGCCGCTTATCGCGGCCTGCCGCCCGAGCAGCAGCACGCCCTGACGAGCGCCGCCGAGCGCGTGCGCCGCTACCACGAGGCGCAAAAGCGCGCCAGCGGCGAGAGCTGGAGCTACCGCGATGCGGACGGCACGCTGCTGGGGCAGAAAGTCACGCCGCTCGATCGTGTCGGCATCTACGTGCCCGGCGGCAAGGCGGCGTATCCCAGCAGCGTGCTGATGAACGCCATCCCCGCGCAGGTCGCGGGCGTGGCCGAGATCGTCATGGTCGTGCCCACGCCGCAGGGCGCGAAAAATGCCCTGGTGCTGGCCGCCGCGCACATCGCCGGCGTGACGCGCGCCTACACCATCGGCGGCGCGCAGGCCGTGGCCGCGCTGGCCTATGGCACCGAAACCGTGCCCAGGGTGGACAAGATCACCGGCCCGGGCAATGCCTACGTAGCCAGCGCCAAGAAGCGCGTGTTCGGCCAGGTCGGCATCGACATGATTGCCGGCCCCAGCGAAATCCTGGTGCTGGCCGACGGCTCGACGCCGCCGGACTGGGTGGCGATGGACTTGTTTTCGCAGGCCGAGCACGACGAGCTGGCCCAATCCATCCTGCTGTGCCCGGACGCGGCCTACATCGACCAAGTCCAGGCCGCCATCGAGCGCCTGCTGCCCGAGATGCCGCGCGCGGCCATCATCGCCAGGAGCCTGTCCGACCGCGGCGCGCTGATCCACACGCGCAGCATGGAAGAAGCCTGCGAGATCTCCAACCGCATCGCGCCCGAGCACCTGGAAGTCGCCAGCCGCGAGCCGCACCGCTGGGAGCCGCTGCTGCGCCACGCCGGCGCCATCTTCCTGGGCGCCTACACCAGCGAATCCCTGGGCGACTACTGCGCCGGCCCCAACCACGTGCTGCCGACCAGCGGCACGGCGCGCTTTTCCTCGCCGCTGGGGGTGTATGACTTCCAGAAGCGCTCCAGCCTCATCGAAGTCAGCGAGCAGGGCGCCCAGACCCTGGGCCGCATCGCCAGCGTGCTGGCGCACGGCGAGGGCCTGCAGGGGCACGCGCGGGCGGCGGAGATGCGGCTGACGCAGCCGGCCAGCCGCTGAACCGGCCCTTGCCCGCCTGACTTGCCGTACAGGGTCTCCCATGTCCACCACTCAGCCCCCTCAGCCCACTGCCACAGTCCCCACCACCACGGCCGCCCTGCAGCGCATTCGCGCCGATGTGCGCGCCATGCAGGCCTACCACGTCGCGCCATCCGACGGCCTGCTCAAGATGGATGCCATGGAAAACCCATTCGCCCTGCCGCCCGAGCTGCAGCAGGCGCTGGGCGAGCGTCTGGGGCGGCTGGAGCTCAACCGCTACCCCGGTGCGCGCCAAGAAGACCTGAAGGCCGCCCTGGCGCAGCACGCCGGCGCGCCAGCGGGCAGCGCCCTGATCCTGGGCAACGGCTCGGACGAGCTGATCACGCTGCTGGCCCTGGCCTGCGCCCAGCCGGCGCACGGCAGCCGCGCCAAGGTGCTGGCGCCCATGCCGGGTTTTGTCATGTACCCCATGAGCGCGCAGCTGCAGGGGCTGGACTTCGTCGGCGTGCCGCTGACCGAGGACTTTGCGCTCGACGAGGCCGCCATGCTGGCCGCCATCGAAGAGCACCGCCCGGCCATCACCTACCTCGCCTACCCCAACAACCCCACGGCCACGCTGTGGGACGAGGCCGTGGTGCAGCGCATCATCGACGCCGCCGGCGCCCAGGGCGGCCTGGTGGTCATGGACGAGGCTTACCAGCCCTTTGCCAGCCGCTCGTGGATCGAGAACCTGCGCGGGCAGCCCGAGCGCAACGGCCATGTGCTGCTGATGCGCACGCTGTCCAAGTTCGGCCTGGCCGGCGTGCGCCTGGGCTATCTGATCGGCCCGGCGGCGCTGGTGGCCGAGATCGACAAGGTGCGTCCGCCCTATAACGTCAGCGTGCTCAACTGCGAGGCGGCGCTGTTCGCCCTGGAGCACGCCGAGGTCTTCGCCCGGCAGGCCGCCGAGCTGCGCACCCAGCGCGAGCTGCTGATCGAACGCCTGCGCGCCATGCCCGGCGTTGCGCGCGTGTGGGACAGCCAGGCCAACATGGTGCTGATCCGCGTGGCGGATGCCGCCCGCACCTTTGCCGACATGCGCGCGCGCAAAGTCCTTGTCAAGAACGTTTCTACAATGCACCCGCTGCTGGCCGGCTGCCTGCGCCTCACGGTGGGCAGCGCTGCGGAAAATGACCAGATGCTGGCAGCGCTTGAGGCTTCGCTATGACTTCTTCTGCTCTCGTTCCTTCCACATCCCCTGACCCGTTTGCCGAACGCACCGCCGAGGTGGCGCGCAGCACCGCCGAGACGCGCATCCGCGTGCGCATCAACCTGGACGGCACGGGCAAGTCGCGCCTGGCCACGGGCATCGGCTTCTTCGACCACATGCTCGAGCAGATCGCCCGCCATGGCCTGATCGACCTGGACATCGAGTGCGAGGGCGACCTGCACATCGACGGCCATCACACTGTGGAGGATGTCGGCATCACCCTGGGCCAGGCGTTTGCGCGCGCGCTGGGCGACAAGAAGGGCATCAGCCGCTACGGCCATGCCTACGTGCCGCTCGATGAGGCGCTGACGCGTGTGGTCATCGACTTTTCCGGTCGGCCGGGCCTGCATCTGCACATCCCGTTCACGGCAGCCAGCATCGGCGGCTTCGACACGCAGCTGACCTACGAATTCTTCCAGGGCTTTGCCAACCACGCCCAGGCCACGCTGCACATCGACAACCTCAAGGGCATCAACGCGCACCACCAGTGCGAGACGGTGTTCAAGGCCTTTGCCCGCGCGCTGCGCACGGCACTGGAGCGCGACGCACGCATGGCTGGCATCATCCCCTCGACCAAGGGCGCCCTCTGAAAATATAGGCAAAATAGCCTGAAACCCTTGTCCAGCCTGCGCTAGCAGCTATGAAAAAACAAGCAAACACCGTCGCCGTGGTCGATTACGGCATGGGCAATCTGCGCTCGGTGGCGCAGGCCGTGCAGGCGGCGGCGCAGGGGCTGGAGTGCCATGTGCTCATCACCTCGCGCCCCGAGGACGTGGCCGCCGCCGAGCGCCTGGTGCTGCCCGGCCAGGGCGCCATGCCCGACTGCATGGCCGAGCTGCGCGCCAGCGGCTTGCTGCAGGCGCTGCTGGAGGCGGCGCAGCACAAGCCGCTGTTCGGCGTGTGCGTGGGGATGCAGATGCTGCTGGAGCACAGCGCCGAGGGCGATACGCCCGGCCTCGCCCTGATCCCCGGCGAGGTGGTCAAGTTCGACCTGGCCGGCCGCACCCAGCCCGACGGCAGCCGCTGCAAGGTGCCGCAGATGGGCTGGAACCGCGTGCGCCAGGCGCGCCACACGGGCCAGGCGCACCCGCTGTGGGCCGGCGTGCCGGACAACAGTTTTTTCTATTTCGTACACAGCTTCTATGCCCGCCCGCGCGACAGCGCACATGTCGCCGGCGAGGCCGACTATGGCGGGCCGTTCGCTGCCGCCATCGCACGCGATAATGTTTTTGCCACCCAGTTCCACCCGGAAAAGAGCGCGGCCCACGGCCTGCAGCTCTATCGCAATTTCTTGACCTGGAAACCCTGACCCTTGTCCTGTCCGCTCCGGCCCGCCGGCGCCTTCTCTCCACGACCATGCTGCTCATTCCCGCCATCGACCTCAAGGACGGCCACTGCGTTCGCCTCAAGCAAGGCGACATGGACCAATCGACCACCTTCGGCGAAGACCCTGCCGCCATGGCCCGGCGCTGGCTCGATGCCGGCGCGCGCCGCCTGCATCTGGTTGATCTCAATGGCGCCTTTGCCGGCCAGCCCAAGAACAAGGCGGCCATCAAGTCCATCCTGGCCGAGGTCGGCGAGGACATCCCCGTGCAGCTGGGTGGCGGCATCCGCGACCTGGACACCATCGAGCGCTACATCGACGCCGGCATCTCCTACGTCATCATCGGCACCGCCGCCGTGAAGAACCCCGGCTTTCTGAAGGACGCCTGCAGCGCCTTTGCCGGCCACATCATCGTCGGCCTGGACGCCAAGGACGGCAAGGTGGCCACCGACGGCTGGAGCAAGCTCACCGGCCACGAGGTGGTCGATCTGGCCCGGAAATTCCAGGACTGGGGCGTCGAGTCCATCATCTACACCGACATTGGCCGCGACGGGATGCTCAGCGGCATCAACATCGAGGCCACGGTGCGGCTGGCGCAGGCGCTCACGATTCCCGTGATCGCCTCGGGCGGCCTGGCCGGCCTGGCCGACATCGAGCGCCTGTGCGCGGTCGAAGGCGAGGGCGTCGAGGGCGTGATCTGCGGGCGCGCCATCTACTCGGGCGACCTGGACTTTGCCGCCGCCCAGCAGCGTGCCGACGAGCTGACGGCCTGAGCGGCCCCGGCCCGCCGCGCCTTTTCCCCTCCCGTCCGGGCCTTGCGCGCCCGGGCCGTTTTCACCCCATCGGAGCCGCCTGCCCATGCTGGCCAAACGCATCATCCCCTGCCTGGACGTGACCGGAGGCCGGGTCGTCAAGGGCGTCAATTTCGTCGAACTGCGCGACGCCGGCGACCCGGTGGAGATCGCCGCGCGCTACAACGAGCAGGGCGCCGACGAGCTCACCTTCCTGGACATCACCGCCACCAGCGACGGGCGCGACCTGATCCTGCCCATCATCGAGGCCGTGGCCAGCCAGGTCTTCATCCCGCTCACCGTGGGCGGCGGCGTGCGCAGCGTGGCCGACGTGCGCCGGCTGCTCAATGCCGGTGCCGACAAGGTCAGCTTCAACTCGGCCGCCATCCAGACGCCCGAGGTCATCGACGAGGCCAGCGGCAAGTACGGCGCGCAGTGCATCGTCGTGGCCATCGATGCCAAGCGCCGCCAGGGCGGCGAGGTGGCCGAGCGCGGCGAAGGCTGGGATGTCTATAGCCACGGCGGGCGCAGGAACACCGGCATGGATGCCGTGCAATGGGCTGCCGAGATGGCGCGGCGCGGCGCCGGCGAAATCCTGCTGACCAGCATGGATCGCGACGGCACCAAGAGCGGCTTCGACCTGCAGCTCACGCGCGCCGTGAGCGATGCGGTGGAGGTGCCGGTCATCGCCTCGGGCGGCGTGGGCAATCTGGATCACCTGGCCGATGGCGTGAGCGAGGGCGGGGCGGACGCCGTGCTGGCGGCCAGCATCTTCCACTACGGCGAGTTCACCGTGCGCCAGGCCAAGGAGCATCTGCGCGCGCGCGGCATCCCGGTGCGGCTGTGACTGCAAGCGGATTGCCGGCCGTGTTTCAAGCCGTATTTCAAGCCAAATCGGCTGCAAACCCTTGTCTGGCAAGCGGTGGCAGCTATCATTTTTGATGATGAACAGGATTCCATGAACGCTGCTGATGACACCTGTGCCTGGCTGGATCGGGTGCGCTGGGACGAGCGCGGCCTGGTGCCGGCCATCGCTCAGGAGGCCGGCAGCGGCGACGTGCTGATGCTGGCCTGGATGAACCGCGAGGCGCTGCAAAAGACCGCCGAGCTGGGCCGCGCCGTGTACTTCAGCCGCTCGCGTGGCAAGCTGTGGTTCAAGGGCGAGGAGTCGGGCCACGTGCAG
This portion of the Melaminivora jejuensis genome encodes:
- the hisG gene encoding ATP phosphoribosyltransferase encodes the protein MTPHITLALSKGRIFEETLPLLAAAGIEVLEDPEKSRKLILPTNRPEVRVVLVRATDVPTYVQYGGADIGVAGKDSLIEHGGQGLFRPLDLQIAKCRVSVAVRADFDYAQAVRQGARLKVATKYTAIARDFFSAKGVHVDLIKLYGSMELAPLTGLADAIVDLVSTGNTLKANHLVEVEQIMDISSHLVVNQAALKLKQQPLKRIIDAFAAAIADTGAARSNGVA
- the hisD gene encoding histidinol dehydrogenase; translated protein: MKLLAAPARLSTVSSTFDADLAARLHWSAEQDAAIEQRVADILADVRARGDGALLEYTQRFDGLHAGSVAELALQPDELRAAYRGLPPEQQHALTSAAERVRRYHEAQKRASGESWSYRDADGTLLGQKVTPLDRVGIYVPGGKAAYPSSVLMNAIPAQVAGVAEIVMVVPTPQGAKNALVLAAAHIAGVTRAYTIGGAQAVAALAYGTETVPRVDKITGPGNAYVASAKKRVFGQVGIDMIAGPSEILVLADGSTPPDWVAMDLFSQAEHDELAQSILLCPDAAYIDQVQAAIERLLPEMPRAAIIARSLSDRGALIHTRSMEEACEISNRIAPEHLEVASREPHRWEPLLRHAGAIFLGAYTSESLGDYCAGPNHVLPTSGTARFSSPLGVYDFQKRSSLIEVSEQGAQTLGRIASVLAHGEGLQGHARAAEMRLTQPASR
- the hisC gene encoding histidinol-phosphate transaminase; the encoded protein is MSTTQPPQPTATVPTTTAALQRIRADVRAMQAYHVAPSDGLLKMDAMENPFALPPELQQALGERLGRLELNRYPGARQEDLKAALAQHAGAPAGSALILGNGSDELITLLALACAQPAHGSRAKVLAPMPGFVMYPMSAQLQGLDFVGVPLTEDFALDEAAMLAAIEEHRPAITYLAYPNNPTATLWDEAVVQRIIDAAGAQGGLVVMDEAYQPFASRSWIENLRGQPERNGHVLLMRTLSKFGLAGVRLGYLIGPAALVAEIDKVRPPYNVSVLNCEAALFALEHAEVFARQAAELRTQRELLIERLRAMPGVARVWDSQANMVLIRVADAARTFADMRARKVLVKNVSTMHPLLAGCLRLTVGSAAENDQMLAALEASL
- the hisB gene encoding imidazoleglycerol-phosphate dehydratase HisB, which produces MTSSALVPSTSPDPFAERTAEVARSTAETRIRVRINLDGTGKSRLATGIGFFDHMLEQIARHGLIDLDIECEGDLHIDGHHTVEDVGITLGQAFARALGDKKGISRYGHAYVPLDEALTRVVIDFSGRPGLHLHIPFTAASIGGFDTQLTYEFFQGFANHAQATLHIDNLKGINAHHQCETVFKAFARALRTALERDARMAGIIPSTKGAL
- the hisH gene encoding imidazole glycerol phosphate synthase subunit HisH; protein product: MKKQANTVAVVDYGMGNLRSVAQAVQAAAQGLECHVLITSRPEDVAAAERLVLPGQGAMPDCMAELRASGLLQALLEAAQHKPLFGVCVGMQMLLEHSAEGDTPGLALIPGEVVKFDLAGRTQPDGSRCKVPQMGWNRVRQARHTGQAHPLWAGVPDNSFFYFVHSFYARPRDSAHVAGEADYGGPFAAAIARDNVFATQFHPEKSAAHGLQLYRNFLTWKP
- the hisA gene encoding 1-(5-phosphoribosyl)-5-[(5-phosphoribosylamino)methylideneamino]imidazole-4-carboxamide isomerase produces the protein MLLIPAIDLKDGHCVRLKQGDMDQSTTFGEDPAAMARRWLDAGARRLHLVDLNGAFAGQPKNKAAIKSILAEVGEDIPVQLGGGIRDLDTIERYIDAGISYVIIGTAAVKNPGFLKDACSAFAGHIIVGLDAKDGKVATDGWSKLTGHEVVDLARKFQDWGVESIIYTDIGRDGMLSGINIEATVRLAQALTIPVIASGGLAGLADIERLCAVEGEGVEGVICGRAIYSGDLDFAAAQQRADELTA
- the hisF gene encoding imidazole glycerol phosphate synthase subunit HisF, with translation MLAKRIIPCLDVTGGRVVKGVNFVELRDAGDPVEIAARYNEQGADELTFLDITATSDGRDLILPIIEAVASQVFIPLTVGGGVRSVADVRRLLNAGADKVSFNSAAIQTPEVIDEASGKYGAQCIVVAIDAKRRQGGEVAERGEGWDVYSHGGRRNTGMDAVQWAAEMARRGAGEILLTSMDRDGTKSGFDLQLTRAVSDAVEVPVIASGGVGNLDHLADGVSEGGADAVLAASIFHYGEFTVRQAKEHLRARGIPVRL